TGTAGCGTCTATTGGCGATCAATACAGCGATATTAAAGGTGGTTATATGCAAAAAGGATTTAAGTTACCTAACCCTTTTTATCATTTGCCATAACTTAGATTCATATATTAGTTAAGTAGTGGGTCGTTTGAACCCACTACAGTTATAGTTACCATTATTCGTAATCTACACCAACAATCTCATACTCCACCATTCCCCCTGGGGTTTTTACGGTGACAGTATCATCAACCTGTTTGCCAATTAAAGCGCGCCCAATTGGGGAGCTGTAGGAGATTTTATTAATTTTAATATCTGCTTCGTCTTCACCTACAATGCGATAGCTAATTTGAGCATCGGATTGAATATGATAAACATGAACTAAAGCACCAAAAACAACTTTGCCATTATTAGGGACCTTACTGAGGTCAATAATTTGGGCATTGGAAAGCTTGGCCTCAAGTTCTTTAATACGTCCCTCATTAAAGCTTTGCTGTTCGCGAGCCGCATGATATTCCGCATTTTCTTTTAAGTCACCATGAGCGCGAGCCGTAGCAATCGCCTCAATGATTCTTGGCCGTTCAACCATCTTTAATCGATGGAGTTCATTTTTAAGCGCCTCGGCGCCTTGAATAGTCATTGGATGCTTTTGCATATCCACCTCTAATGTAAATCTTGTAATCGAGTCACTGTTTCTCGATCTTCATATTTCATCGCCAAGCATGCAGCTTCTGCACCGGACAATGTCGTAGTATAGCTAATCTTATGCTGCAATGCATTGCGTCTTATAGCAAAGGAATCAGCGATTGCCTGCTTTCCTTCAGTAGTATTTACAATGAAATCAATTTCATTGTTTTTGATAAAATCTACCACATGTGGTCTTCCCTCAGCCACTTTAAAAACACGCCGGCAATCAATACCCGCTGCTTGTAAAACCAATGCAGTTCCTCTGGTTGCAATAATTTCAAAGCCAAGTTGGATGAGACGTTTTACTATTTCACCCACGCGAGCTTTATCAGCATCACGAACGGATACAAAAGCTCGACGACGTCTTACAATATTGCAACCAGCACCTAGTTGTGCTTTTGCATAAGCTTGCCCGAAACGTCTGGCGATACCCATCACTTCACCGGTTGACTTCATTTCAGGGCCTAAAATGGAATCCACACCGGCAAATTTAATAAAGGGAAAGACAGGGAGTTTAATTGAATAAAATGCTGGCATTGGATAATGCAAACTTAATCCCTGTTCTTTTAAACTTTGACCCACTTTACATCGTGCAGCAATTTTAGCCAAGGGTAGTCCTGTTGCTTTGGAAACAAAGGGTACCGTTCTGGATGCACGTGGATTTACCTCGAGCACATAAATGTCATCAGCCTGAATTGCAAATTGAGCATTAATTAAACCAACCACACCTAATTTCAAAGCCAATTGACGAATTTGCTCCATTAAGTCTTGTTGAACAACAA
This region of Legionella clemsonensis genomic DNA includes:
- the greA gene encoding transcription elongation factor GreA, whose amino-acid sequence is MQKHPMTIQGAEALKNELHRLKMVERPRIIEAIATARAHGDLKENAEYHAAREQQSFNEGRIKELEAKLSNAQIIDLSKVPNNGKVVFGALVHVYHIQSDAQISYRIVGEDEADIKINKISYSSPIGRALIGKQVDDTVTVKTPGGMVEYEIVGVDYE